A window from Pseudomonadota bacterium encodes these proteins:
- a CDS encoding IS110 family transposase: MKRLSGGIDIGSENHHVIIMDDTGKILYDRKVAHRFSEFREAIGEFKGIEEQHQGEIIFAIEGKNGYGAPFDRILMENGFKLYNVDNLKLRRFRDVFGAEWRNDRRDAKMLAKMLKLKDHVDTEEEKAFITVEKTPAVHEKLRILSRHQQSLIDEKVRIQNRLRKRLLEVCPDILEYGDTDSKKLLQLLKKYPDFSRYKKITMGALLKIETIGKKTAISILEGLRNIQYVEELTDIYKAIISSCCRRILDLKEEIEMLDRELEETGEKSAEVMQLKSIMGVGTKLSSRLAGEIGDIRRFNRESQLAVYCGVACIDNDSGKKKKTKAVYKANKICKATMIEIAGCTIRYVQESKAYYEKKRAEGKDHNHALRCLARQLIKVIFKMLTEDRNYIYKEVKKKAA, translated from the coding sequence ATGAAGAGGTTGTCTGGAGGAATCGACATAGGGAGCGAAAACCATCACGTCATAATTATGGATGATACCGGGAAGATATTATATGATCGGAAGGTAGCGCACAGGTTTAGTGAATTTCGCGAAGCGATCGGGGAATTCAAGGGAATCGAGGAACAGCATCAAGGGGAAATAATCTTTGCGATAGAAGGGAAGAACGGGTATGGTGCGCCCTTTGACCGGATACTCATGGAGAACGGATTTAAACTGTACAATGTGGACAATTTGAAATTAAGACGGTTTCGTGATGTATTCGGAGCAGAATGGCGCAACGACCGGAGAGACGCAAAGATGCTTGCAAAGATGTTGAAATTGAAAGACCATGTGGATACTGAAGAAGAAAAGGCGTTCATAACAGTGGAGAAAACGCCGGCAGTCCATGAAAAGCTCAGGATACTCTCAAGGCATCAACAGAGCCTGATAGATGAGAAAGTCAGGATACAGAACCGGCTGAGGAAAAGGCTGCTTGAGGTATGTCCCGACATATTGGAGTACGGAGATACAGACAGCAAAAAGCTGTTACAGCTTCTGAAGAAATACCCTGATTTCAGCAGATATAAAAAGATCACCATGGGCGCGCTACTGAAAATAGAAACAATAGGGAAGAAAACAGCCATCTCAATCTTGGAAGGGCTTCGGAATATACAGTATGTCGAGGAGTTGACAGACATTTACAAAGCGATTATATCATCATGTTGTCGACGTATATTGGATCTCAAAGAAGAGATTGAGATGTTAGACAGGGAGCTGGAAGAGACAGGAGAAAAGAGTGCAGAGGTGATGCAATTAAAAAGCATTATGGGAGTAGGGACAAAACTCTCAAGCAGACTGGCAGGAGAGATAGGGGATATCAGAAGATTCAACAGGGAAAGCCAGCTTGCGGTGTACTGTGGAGTAGCCTGCATTGATAACGACTCAGGTAAAAAGAAAAAGACAAAAGCTGTATACAAGGCAAATAAAATATGTAAGGCAACTATGATTGAAATTGCCGGCTGCACGATACGATATGTGCAGGAATCCAAAGCCTATTATGAAAAAAAGAGGGCTGAAGGAAAAGATCATAACCATGCCCTGCGGTGCCTTGCCAGACAGTTGATAAAAGTGATATTTAAGATGTTAACAGAGGATCGTAACTATATTTACAAGGAGGTTAAAAAGAAGGCTGCCTGA
- a CDS encoding ATP-binding protein has product MQTLIKRNSEFTILEDLRSFPVVAILGSRQCGKSTLAKMLKEKIENFIYLDLESPSDLRKLDDPELFFDVNKNKTVCLDEIQFRQDLFPVLRSIVDRNRRNGQILILGSASRDLIRQSSESLAGRISFIELTPFVISEIRDLPQYNITQYWFRGGYPDSFLSIDDNLSNRWRENFIRTFVERDIPQLGINIPALKLRRFLTMCAHNQGQLLNSSKLGDALGVSYHTIRNYIDLLEQTFIIRTLQPYEVNVKKRIIKSPKVYIRDSGLLHSLLEIFDFNELLGHPVFGASWEGFALENILAELAGWKSFFYRTSSGNEIDLILIRGRKKIAVEFKSSKAPTVTKGLWNALEDMNIQKAWIIAPVDESYLMKEGVTVSGLDYFIQHVKSEYA; this is encoded by the coding sequence ATGCAAACTTTAATTAAAAGAAACTCTGAATTCACTATTTTGGAAGACCTTCGTTCTTTTCCAGTTGTTGCTATTCTTGGCTCCCGTCAGTGCGGAAAGTCTACACTTGCAAAAATGTTGAAAGAAAAAATAGAGAATTTTATCTATCTTGACCTTGAAAGCCCCTCTGATCTTAGAAAGCTTGATGATCCCGAACTCTTTTTTGATGTTAACAAAAATAAAACTGTCTGTCTTGATGAAATTCAGTTTAGACAGGACCTTTTTCCAGTGCTCAGGAGCATTGTAGACCGGAATAGAAGAAATGGCCAGATCCTCATTCTGGGTTCTGCTTCCAGAGACCTGATCCGGCAGAGTTCTGAGTCTTTAGCAGGAAGAATCTCTTTTATTGAATTGACCCCTTTTGTTATATCGGAAATCAGGGATTTACCGCAATACAATATCACACAATATTGGTTTCGTGGAGGATACCCTGACAGCTTTCTATCTATTGATGACAACCTGAGCAATAGATGGAGAGAGAATTTTATCCGTACCTTTGTTGAAAGGGATATTCCGCAACTGGGGATAAATATACCTGCCCTTAAGCTTCGCAGGTTTTTAACAATGTGTGCACATAACCAGGGGCAGCTTTTGAATAGCTCCAAGCTTGGCGATGCGTTAGGAGTTTCTTATCACACTATCAGGAATTACATTGACCTCCTTGAACAGACATTTATAATCCGTACTCTCCAACCCTATGAAGTGAATGTAAAAAAAAGAATTATCAAATCACCTAAGGTTTATATCCGGGACTCAGGGTTACTTCATAGTTTGCTGGAAATATTTGATTTTAATGAGTTGCTGGGGCATCCGGTTTTTGGAGCCTCCTGGGAAGGTTTTGCACTTGAGAACATATTGGCTGAATTAGCGGGCTGGAAAAGTTTTTTTTACAGGACATCATCGGGTAATGAAATCGACCTGATTCTAATAAGAGGCAGAAAAAAGATTGCCGTTGAGTTTAAATCGTCGAAAGCTCCAACAGTGACAAAAGGGCTCTGGAATGCCCTTGAAGATATGAATATTCAAAAAGCATGGATTATTGCTCCTGTAGATGAATCATACCTGATGAAAGAAGGCGTAACTGTTTCAGGGTTAGATTATTTCATCCAGCATGTGAAGAGCGAATATGCTTAA
- the lexA gene encoding transcriptional repressor LexA codes for MLTKRQSEVLRYIQSGVLKNGYPPTLREIASFFKIQSVRTVFDHIVALEKKGYIKRDKGKRRGLRILRNIQLPVIGEISAGSPMAPLNIEDYIELDKFLNAEHLFLKVKGASMVEDGIRDKDIVVVKPQKVVRDGDIIACVIDGEVLVKRFKRNNGEVMLLPANKDMEPLIIKEKDGKRLEVIGKVVALLRSYE; via the coding sequence GTGCTGACAAAAAGACAATCTGAGGTACTGAGGTATATACAGAGTGGGGTGCTCAAGAATGGATACCCTCCAACATTAAGAGAGATTGCGTCCTTTTTCAAGATACAATCTGTAAGAACCGTATTTGACCACATTGTGGCCCTCGAAAAGAAAGGATATATAAAAAGGGATAAAGGGAAGAGAAGGGGGCTACGAATATTAAGGAACATTCAGCTTCCTGTCATCGGAGAAATCTCAGCAGGAAGCCCTATGGCGCCCTTAAATATAGAGGACTATATTGAGCTTGATAAGTTCCTCAATGCTGAGCACCTTTTCCTGAAAGTAAAAGGCGCTAGTATGGTAGAAGATGGAATAAGAGACAAAGACATAGTGGTTGTGAAGCCCCAGAAGGTCGTGAGAGATGGAGATATTATAGCGTGTGTGATTGACGGGGAGGTTCTTGTAAAGAGGTTCAAACGGAATAACGGTGAAGTTATGCTTCTGCCTGCGAATAAAGACATGGAACCCTTGATTATCAAAGAAAAGGATGGGAAAAGATTAGAAGTTATCGGGAAGGTAGTGGCGCTGCTCAGGAGTTACGAGTGA
- a CDS encoding nucleoside phosphorylase, with product MKRFFDPSPPLLTPADIVSTFTGKKREELSLPERVIITFNTGDLKSILNKSKGNMIGAWSHFRPIYRIEKSNTVIIRSYLGGPNIAATVEELSTFGVKEFVLWGYCGGIDSYLEIGNVILVRGALREDGISYHYLKDREAFVYSDWFEVWKYCIKEWGFFEGTVWSCDALYRETQSKIKKYRKMGISAVEMEVASFYAVCKYRGLKGIALLVISDLFRDGSWKSGFFAKPFKEGVRKLSDFMLKEAVC from the coding sequence TTGAAAAGGTTTTTTGATCCCTCCCCACCACTTCTAACCCCCGCTGATATTGTGTCAACGTTTACAGGAAAAAAGAGGGAGGAGCTTTCTCTTCCGGAAAGGGTAATAATCACATTCAATACAGGGGACCTTAAATCTATACTGAATAAATCAAAAGGTAACATGATAGGTGCATGGTCCCATTTCAGACCCATATACAGGATTGAGAAAAGCAATACTGTTATAATCAGGTCTTACTTAGGTGGCCCGAATATTGCTGCTACAGTTGAAGAACTTTCTACCTTCGGTGTTAAGGAATTTGTCTTATGGGGTTATTGCGGGGGCATAGATAGCTACTTAGAAATAGGGAATGTTATTCTCGTAAGAGGTGCCTTAAGGGAGGATGGTATTTCTTATCATTACTTAAAAGACAGGGAGGCCTTTGTTTATTCAGACTGGTTTGAAGTATGGAAGTATTGCATAAAAGAATGGGGCTTTTTCGAGGGCACTGTCTGGAGTTGTGATGCACTTTATAGAGAAACGCAGAGCAAAATTAAAAAGTACAGAAAGATGGGTATTTCTGCCGTAGAGATGGAAGTAGCTTCCTTTTATGCGGTATGCAAATACAGAGGGTTGAAAGGTATTGCACTTTTGGTTATATCTGATTTATTCAGAGATGGAAGCTGGAAGAGCGGTTTCTTTGCAAAACCATTTAAGGAAGGGGTAAGAAAGTTATCAGATTTTATGCTAAAAGAGGCGGTATGCTAA
- a CDS encoding HIT domain-containing protein, with product MDRIWAPWRIEYITGSINKRDNKCFLCVDKDDDERALVIGRMGKAFVVMNRFPYTNGHVMVVPVRHVGLLEELIDEESLDMMKLVKIMVDIFKEEFRVDGLNIGINVGRAAGAGLEEHIHIHIVPRWFGDTNFMPVVGEIRVISEHLDETYRKLKRRFIEKVF from the coding sequence ATGGATAGAATATGGGCGCCATGGAGGATTGAATATATTACAGGCTCTATTAATAAGAGGGATAACAAATGTTTTCTCTGTGTTGATAAAGATGATGATGAAAGGGCGCTTGTAATAGGAAGGATGGGAAAGGCATTTGTTGTTATGAACAGGTTCCCGTATACAAATGGCCACGTTATGGTGGTTCCTGTGAGACACGTAGGATTGCTTGAGGAATTGATTGATGAGGAATCCCTCGACATGATGAAGCTTGTAAAAATCATGGTGGATATTTTCAAGGAAGAGTTCAGGGTTGATGGATTGAATATAGGCATTAATGTGGGGAGAGCAGCCGGTGCCGGGCTTGAAGAACACATTCATATACACATTGTCCCGCGATGGTTTGGCGACACAAACTTTATGCCTGTAGTGGGTGAGATTAGGGTAATCTCTGAACACCTTGATGAAACATATAGAAAGCTGAAGAGAAGATTTATTGAAAAGGTTTTTTGA
- a CDS encoding HNH endonuclease — protein MDRTLLLNTTFEPLSVLSWKKAVTLMFLGKVEVLREYEREIRGVSISIRQPAVMRLLRLVRNNHMSVKFSRRNIFLRDDYTCQYCGKRFDPKGLTCDHIVPKSRGGVTEWSNIVTSCIHCNLRKSDKLPDEVDMYPRKRPSRPNSFYMLMLHIGVKVVPEYWKDYVFSRD, from the coding sequence ATGGATAGAACCCTTCTTTTGAATACAACATTTGAACCATTAAGCGTGCTGTCATGGAAGAAAGCCGTAACCCTTATGTTTCTCGGAAAGGTTGAGGTCTTAAGAGAGTATGAGAGAGAAATAAGGGGCGTTTCCATAAGCATCAGGCAGCCTGCTGTTATGAGGCTCTTAAGGCTCGTTCGTAATAATCATATGAGTGTGAAGTTTTCAAGAAGGAATATATTTTTAAGGGATGACTATACCTGTCAGTATTGTGGAAAGAGGTTTGACCCCAAAGGTCTCACCTGTGACCACATAGTTCCTAAATCAAGGGGCGGGGTAACAGAGTGGTCAAATATCGTCACCTCATGCATACATTGTAATCTTAGAAAGAGCGATAAACTCCCGGATGAAGTGGATATGTATCCAAGAAAAAGACCTTCAAGACCAAATAGTTTTTATATGCTCATGCTTCACATCGGTGTAAAGGTTGTTCCAGAATACTGGAAAGATTACGTATTTTCGAGGGATTAA
- a CDS encoding ferritin family protein, which produces MNIFEAADIFQFAIRIEENGEIFYHRAALIADDKNIADIFNHLADEEIIHKRIFQDLLSKVDVHRQPESYKGEYIAYLRDYIDNKAVFTKEVRDSELSNVHDTLSAINFAMQRELDSVLYYQEIKQFVLEKQHGLIDKIIEEEREHFSKLSTIKKSYTEK; this is translated from the coding sequence ATGAATATTTTTGAAGCCGCTGATATCTTTCAGTTTGCCATCAGAATAGAAGAGAACGGTGAAATATTTTATCATAGGGCGGCCCTTATCGCAGACGATAAAAACATAGCAGATATATTTAATCATCTTGCCGATGAAGAGATAATACACAAAAGAATATTTCAGGATCTATTGTCAAAAGTAGACGTGCACAGACAACCGGAAAGTTATAAGGGAGAATATATTGCGTACCTTCGTGACTATATAGACAATAAGGCTGTTTTTACAAAGGAGGTAAGGGACAGTGAATTATCAAACGTTCATGACACCCTGTCAGCAATCAACTTTGCCATGCAGAGGGAGTTAGACTCTGTTCTTTATTACCAGGAAATAAAGCAGTTTGTACTGGAAAAACAGCACGGTTTGATAGACAAAATCATTGAGGAAGAAAGGGAACATTTCTCGAAGCTCTCGACCATTAAGAAAAGCTACACAGAAAAGTAG
- a CDS encoding ankyrin repeat domain-containing protein, translated as MTGSQFTELLFKACEKGDIDNVRLFIDKGADVNAADNNGSTPLMYACMNGFTDTARLLIDSGANVNAMNKLGNTPLVYACWNGHTGTVRLLTARGVDVNVRDSSGDSLLMNACKNGHIEIASLLIEYGADINARDSANNTPLMCACSNKYVGMANILINKGADLTAANKENKTAFDIAKGKGLLRVVSYMEQKRQEQGGK; from the coding sequence ATGACGGGCAGTCAATTCACAGAACTTTTGTTTAAGGCCTGTGAGAAAGGCGATATTGATAATGTAAGACTATTTATAGATAAGGGCGCCGATGTAAATGCTGCCGATAACAACGGCTCTACCCCCCTTATGTATGCCTGCATGAACGGTTTTACGGACACAGCAAGGTTATTGATAGATAGTGGAGCCAATGTAAATGCAATGAATAAACTTGGCAATACACCTCTTGTATATGCCTGCTGGAATGGTCATACAGGAACAGTTAGATTATTGACTGCCAGAGGTGTTGATGTGAATGTAAGGGACAGTAGTGGTGATAGCCTGCTTATGAATGCATGCAAAAATGGGCATATAGAGATAGCAAGCTTATTGATAGAGTACGGTGCTGATATAAATGCCAGGGATAGCGCCAATAATACCCCCCTTATGTGTGCCTGTTCAAACAAGTACGTAGGCATGGCCAATATCCTGATAAATAAAGGTGCAGACCTGACTGCGGCAAATAAAGAGAATAAAACAGCCTTTGATATTGCAAAGGGAAAAGGACTTCTCCGGGTTGTAAGCTACATGGAGCAAAAAAGACAGGAACAAGGTGGAAAGTAA
- a CDS encoding ferredoxin:glutaredoxin reductase, whose amino-acid sequence MSNDKPLSVEEVKSLYDRLSKDAEASGYHLNPDIDFAKELVRGLLLNQRRYGYYACPCRLASNNRLEDVDIICPCDYRDLDLNEHGVCYCALYVSLSGLKGEKKITSIPERRPSPEERGKKAEPLLKGPGTLPYPLWRCKVCGYLCAREQPPEVCPICKAKKERFEQFL is encoded by the coding sequence ATGAGTAATGATAAACCTCTTAGTGTGGAAGAGGTGAAAAGCCTCTACGATAGGTTATCGAAAGATGCTGAAGCATCGGGATACCATCTCAATCCTGATATAGACTTCGCAAAAGAACTCGTCAGAGGCCTGCTTTTAAATCAAAGGAGGTATGGATACTATGCATGCCCCTGCAGGCTGGCATCTAACAATAGGCTGGAAGATGTTGATATTATATGCCCTTGCGATTACCGTGACCTCGATTTAAATGAACATGGCGTCTGCTACTGTGCCCTGTATGTATCCCTGTCTGGCCTCAAGGGGGAAAAGAAGATAACGTCAATTCCTGAAAGGAGGCCCTCGCCTGAAGAAAGAGGGAAGAAGGCAGAACCCCTGCTTAAAGGTCCTGGTACACTTCCTTATCCTCTATGGAGATGCAAGGTCTGTGGCTATTTATGCGCCAGGGAGCAACCTCCTGAAGTCTGTCCTATATGCAAGGCAAAAAAGGAGCGATTTGAGCAATTTCTTTAA
- a CDS encoding glutaredoxin family protein, translating into MKHVDGSDRGNIIIYTLSTCVWCKKTKAFLQDLGVGYDYVDVDALKGEERQKTIQEIKRWNPSCSFPSIVINGEKCIVGYDEKKIREAAGL; encoded by the coding sequence ATGAAACATGTTGATGGGAGTGACAGGGGAAATATAATTATCTATACACTGAGCACATGCGTCTGGTGTAAAAAAACAAAGGCCTTTCTTCAAGACCTCGGCGTGGGCTATGATTATGTGGATGTGGACGCCCTAAAAGGTGAGGAAAGGCAAAAAACCATACAGGAAATCAAACGATGGAATCCGAGCTGTTCATTTCCCTCGATTGTAATAAATGGAGAGAAATGTATAGTTGGTTATGATGAAAAGAAGATAAGGGAGGCAGCTGGATTATGA
- a CDS encoding cell envelope biogenesis protein OmpA, whose amino-acid sequence MMKRFLILITILLLTGCASQGPVLYPNAYLKMVGEEKAQRDIEECESKADEYVKSDAGLEAAKSTAAGGAAGAVIGGAAGAVTGNLGRGAGVGVAAGAASGLIHGVSRASKPTPVYKNFVYRCLREKGYEPIGWQ is encoded by the coding sequence ATGATGAAAAGATTTCTTATATTAATCACCATTCTCCTTTTGACAGGTTGTGCATCCCAGGGACCTGTCCTTTACCCTAATGCATATCTTAAAATGGTAGGGGAAGAAAAGGCTCAAAGGGATATTGAAGAATGCGAAAGTAAGGCCGATGAATACGTTAAATCTGATGCTGGTCTGGAGGCTGCGAAAAGCACAGCGGCTGGTGGAGCGGCTGGTGCGGTTATTGGAGGAGCAGCAGGTGCTGTGACTGGCAATCTGGGTAGAGGTGCAGGAGTGGGTGTAGCAGCAGGTGCAGCATCAGGACTTATACATGGAGTATCCAGGGCATCAAAACCAACTCCGGTTTATAAAAACTTTGTGTACCGCTGTCTCAGAGAAAAGGGTTACGAGCCAATTGGCTGGCAATAG
- a CDS encoding aminopeptidase, whose translation MLTDIKLDKYADVLLWGLKTARKGKFKKNDIILLQYDPAAIKLAEILYDRILDMGMNPIQRMGLTSGMEHNFYKKANGRQLIFQAPGEKELCENLSGRVFLRAPEFLTHLKDIDPVKIGKVLIFRKPLRDILDAREEKGLYSWTLCTLPTPELAKEAKITLKGYTEQIVRACYLDRDNPVLEWNSIYRHVGNIKKWLNSLEVKYLHIESRNFDLKITLGNKRKWVGISGHNIPSFEIFLSPDWRGTEGTYYANLPSFRSGNYVEGVHLTFKKGSVVKITAEKREDFVVKQLSMDRGASRVGEFSLTDKRFSRIDRFMADTLFDENHGGNFGNCHIALGASYSDTYDGNPAEMTKKIKKEMGFNDSALHWDFVNTEKKRVTARLASGKKITIYEDGMFKY comes from the coding sequence ATGCTCACAGATATTAAGCTCGATAAATACGCAGATGTACTTCTCTGGGGACTTAAAACGGCAAGAAAGGGTAAGTTTAAGAAGAACGATATTATCCTTCTGCAATATGACCCCGCTGCCATCAAACTCGCTGAAATCCTGTATGACAGAATCCTTGATATGGGGATGAATCCTATCCAGCGAATGGGCCTGACCTCTGGTATGGAACACAACTTCTATAAAAAGGCCAATGGAAGGCAGCTCATCTTCCAGGCACCGGGGGAGAAAGAGCTCTGCGAGAATTTAAGCGGAAGGGTTTTTCTCCGTGCCCCGGAATTCCTCACCCATCTCAAGGACATAGACCCGGTGAAAATCGGAAAGGTCCTAATTTTTAGAAAGCCTCTCCGCGATATCCTGGATGCCCGCGAGGAGAAAGGGCTCTATAGCTGGACACTCTGTACACTTCCTACCCCTGAACTGGCCAAAGAGGCAAAGATAACCCTGAAAGGGTACACGGAACAGATTGTAAGGGCCTGTTATCTTGACAGGGATAATCCGGTTCTGGAATGGAACTCAATCTATAGGCATGTGGGTAACATCAAGAAATGGTTGAATAGCCTTGAGGTAAAATACCTCCATATAGAGTCCCGGAACTTCGATTTAAAGATTACATTGGGAAATAAGAGAAAATGGGTGGGTATCTCCGGACATAACATCCCGAGCTTTGAGATCTTTCTCTCCCCTGACTGGCGGGGAACTGAAGGGACGTACTATGCGAATCTCCCCTCTTTCCGGAGCGGAAACTATGTTGAGGGGGTGCACCTCACATTTAAAAAAGGATCGGTGGTGAAAATTACGGCAGAGAAAAGGGAGGATTTTGTCGTAAAACAGCTATCCATGGATAGGGGGGCATCAAGGGTCGGAGAATTTTCACTCACGGATAAACGATTCTCAAGGATTGATAGATTTATGGCAGACACACTCTTTGATGAAAACCATGGCGGTAATTTTGGAAACTGCCATATCGCCCTGGGAGCCTCTTACAGCGACACGTATGATGGGAACCCGGCTGAGATGACAAAAAAGATAAAAAAGGAGATGGGGTTTAACGATTCAGCCCTTCACTGGGATTTTGTCAACACGGAAAAGAAGAGGGTGACTGCCCGCCTTGCTTCTGGAAAAAAGATAACTATCTATGAAGATGGTATGTTCAAATATTAG
- a CDS encoding adenosylcobalamin-dependent ribonucleoside-diphosphate reductase, with protein MLDQNALHVLKKRYFIKDEKGNPIETPEGFFARVAGSIARAEENYREGQREKMGEAFYQMLLNLEFLPNSPALMNAGRELGQLAACFVLPVEDSLDSIFDSVKRTAKIHQSGGGTGFSFSKLRPKDDIVASTMGVASGPVSFIRIFNMATEVIKQGGTRRGANMGMLRIDHPDIEEFVTVKRDPRELVNFNLSVAVSDAFMKAYKSDSEFPLISPRTEKVVKKVRARELFRLIAESAWDSGEPGVIFIDTINRFNPTPHIGEIEATNPCGEQPLLPYESCCLGSINLSRMVKDNAIDWERLKELTHLGVRFLDNVIDVNKYPLPEIEKITKGNRKIGLGVMGFAHMLIKLGIPYDSQDAEKIGGQVMDFIQRESKIASKALADERGPFPNYRGSMWEKNNLLQRNATTTTIAPTGTLSIIAGTSSGIEPIYDITYTRILFGDIQVEITDPLYAKMKGRQGESEKIVKLFRKAYQISPFDHLKIQRAFQNHVDNAVSKTINLPESATPETILNIYLEAHPHQSSVFF; from the coding sequence GTGTTAGACCAAAATGCACTCCATGTCCTTAAGAAAAGGTATTTTATCAAGGACGAAAAGGGTAATCCAATAGAAACCCCTGAAGGGTTCTTTGCGCGGGTTGCAGGTTCCATTGCCCGGGCAGAGGAGAATTACAGGGAAGGACAGCGCGAAAAGATGGGAGAAGCCTTTTATCAGATGCTCTTAAATCTTGAATTTCTTCCCAACTCACCAGCACTTATGAATGCGGGCAGGGAACTCGGACAGCTTGCTGCCTGCTTTGTTCTGCCCGTTGAGGATTCCCTTGATTCCATATTTGATTCGGTAAAACGGACGGCCAAGATTCATCAGTCAGGCGGTGGAACAGGGTTCTCATTCTCTAAACTAAGACCAAAAGATGACATTGTGGCTTCTACCATGGGTGTTGCAAGCGGACCTGTATCCTTCATCAGGATCTTTAACATGGCAACGGAGGTGATAAAGCAGGGTGGCACAAGAAGGGGTGCAAATATGGGTATGCTCCGGATAGACCATCCTGATATAGAAGAGTTTGTAACAGTGAAAAGAGACCCGAGGGAGCTTGTCAACTTTAACCTTTCCGTTGCGGTGAGCGATGCATTTATGAAGGCCTATAAGTCGGATAGTGAATTCCCCCTTATAAGCCCGAGAACAGAAAAGGTTGTAAAGAAGGTACGGGCCCGTGAGCTTTTCAGGCTCATTGCGGAATCAGCATGGGATTCAGGTGAACCAGGCGTGATATTTATTGACACGATAAATAGATTTAACCCCACACCTCATATCGGAGAGATTGAGGCAACAAACCCCTGCGGTGAACAACCACTGCTGCCGTATGAATCGTGTTGCCTTGGCTCAATTAACCTCTCAAGGATGGTAAAGGATAATGCGATTGACTGGGAAAGACTGAAGGAGCTTACCCACCTTGGGGTTAGATTCCTTGACAATGTGATTGATGTAAATAAATATCCCCTCCCGGAGATTGAAAAGATAACAAAGGGTAACAGAAAGATAGGCCTCGGTGTGATGGGATTTGCCCACATGTTGATCAAACTGGGAATACCTTATGACTCGCAAGATGCAGAGAAAATTGGTGGCCAGGTAATGGATTTTATTCAGAGGGAGTCAAAAATAGCTTCAAAGGCACTTGCCGATGAGAGAGGTCCTTTCCCAAATTACAGGGGAAGCATGTGGGAAAAGAACAACCTTTTACAGCGAAACGCCACGACAACAACGATCGCACCCACAGGCACCCTGAGTATTATTGCAGGCACTTCAAGTGGTATTGAGCCCATCTATGACATCACGTATACAAGGATCCTCTTCGGTGATATACAGGTTGAGATTACTGACCCTCTCTATGCAAAGATGAAAGGGAGGCAGGGCGAATCTGAGAAGATAGTCAAGCTTTTCAGGAAGGCGTACCAGATTTCCCCATTTGATCACTTAAAAATCCAGAGGGCCTTTCAAAACCACGTTGACAATGCAGTTTCAAAAACAATAAACCTTCCCGAGAGCGCCACACCCGAAACAATACTCAATATTTACCTCGAGGCGCACCCTCATCAATCCTCAGTCTTTTTCTAA